A single region of the Streptomyces sp. NBC_01262 genome encodes:
- a CDS encoding ArsR/SmtB family transcription factor → MEISDPKAIRALAHPLRLDLIELLGTISPATAARCGRVLGVSQASCSFHLRQLARYGFVEDAGLGRDRRERLWRLTDRRLRLAPEHGLDPTAARQLGQILTKRETERILDYLQQGPGEPVEWRHAAIHSAATVPLTTTDLADIKEQWSQVLAPYLAKADANGARLQPGQRFVRFFLAASPLPDLDLGDSENETDT, encoded by the coding sequence ATGGAGATCAGCGACCCTAAGGCCATCAGGGCCCTGGCTCATCCACTCCGGCTCGACCTCATCGAACTGCTGGGCACCATCAGCCCGGCGACAGCCGCCCGGTGCGGGCGGGTCCTCGGCGTCTCGCAGGCAAGTTGCTCGTTCCACCTGCGCCAGCTCGCCAGATACGGATTCGTCGAAGACGCCGGCCTCGGCCGCGACCGGCGCGAGCGGCTGTGGCGCCTGACGGACCGGCGCCTGCGCCTGGCCCCCGAACACGGCCTCGACCCGACCGCGGCCCGGCAACTCGGCCAGATCCTCACCAAGCGGGAGACCGAACGGATCCTCGACTACCTCCAGCAGGGTCCCGGCGAACCCGTCGAATGGCGACACGCAGCAATTCACTCGGCAGCGACAGTCCCGCTGACCACCACCGATCTCGCCGACATCAAAGAACAGTGGAGCCAGGTTCTCGCGCCCTACCTCGCCAAGGCCGACGCCAACGGCGCCCGACTCCAGCCCGGGCAGCGCTTTGTCCGGTTCTTCCTGGCGGCATCCCCGCTACCCGACCTCGACCTGGGGGACAGCGAAAATGAAACCGATACATGA
- a CDS encoding DNA polymerase Y family protein: MITRRRHILHVRLFPPEDGASDLYAQVLSALEGITPRVQPIPPHSADLDVTGALRFWDRDVQGIGQMIRLRTAALFGLHDTTLGAGPNRMLAAMAAAATSPGGMTVLGHDAETVAGFLRPRPVAALYGVGPATATTLTKYGLHTIGALADAPLPTVQRLLGAAAGRSLHERAHGHDPRPVTPEAVALSVGEAYRFDSDELEADQHRRALLALAEQVGARLRSEAQAAGAVSITVHYADRSTTTRTRILVEATHHSAALARSAYEIYERLGLQRARVRRISLRAQTLGPAAGTTRQLTFDAGVDKALVVEAVADRARARYGPKAVMPASLAGAPAVLAISALRRTEGRTDPWEAWAVRGEAGESEVL, translated from the coding sequence ATGATCACCCGCCGACGGCACATTCTGCACGTCCGGCTGTTTCCACCTGAGGACGGGGCTTCCGATCTCTATGCCCAGGTGCTGAGCGCTCTGGAAGGCATCACGCCCAGGGTCCAGCCGATCCCTCCGCACAGCGCCGACCTGGACGTCACCGGGGCGCTGAGGTTCTGGGACCGGGACGTCCAGGGGATCGGGCAGATGATCCGGCTCCGTACGGCTGCGCTCTTCGGCCTCCACGACACCACCCTGGGCGCCGGCCCCAACCGGATGCTTGCGGCGATGGCGGCCGCTGCCACTTCGCCCGGAGGCATGACGGTGCTCGGTCATGACGCGGAGACCGTGGCCGGGTTCCTGCGGCCGAGGCCAGTGGCCGCGCTGTACGGGGTGGGGCCGGCGACGGCGACCACGCTGACGAAGTACGGGCTGCACACCATCGGCGCCCTCGCCGATGCCCCGTTGCCGACCGTGCAGCGGCTTCTGGGCGCGGCGGCGGGCCGGAGCCTCCATGAGCGGGCACATGGTCATGATCCCCGGCCGGTCACGCCCGAGGCAGTTGCCCTCTCGGTCGGTGAGGCGTATCGCTTCGACAGCGACGAGCTCGAAGCCGACCAGCACCGCAGGGCTCTGCTCGCACTCGCCGAACAGGTGGGGGCCCGTCTGCGCAGCGAGGCACAGGCCGCCGGCGCTGTGTCGATCACGGTCCACTACGCGGATCGCTCAACCACGACGCGCACCCGCATCCTCGTCGAGGCGACCCACCACTCCGCGGCACTTGCCCGCAGCGCGTACGAGATCTACGAGCGACTCGGCCTGCAACGCGCGCGGGTCCGGCGGATCTCGCTGCGCGCGCAGACTCTTGGCCCGGCGGCGGGAACCACCCGGCAGCTGACCTTCGACGCCGGCGTCGACAAGGCCCTCGTCGTGGAGGCGGTAGCGGATCGTGCGCGGGCCCGGTACGGGCCGAAGGCAGTGATGCCGGCGTCACTGGCCGGGGCACCGGCGGTTTTGGCTATCTCGGCCCTTCGGCGTACTGAAGGGCGAACAGATCCTTGGGAAGCATGGGCTGTGCGTGGCGAGGCCGGGGAGTCAGAGGTTCTCTGA
- a CDS encoding GNAT family N-acetyltransferase encodes MEIRPTTDQDLDVFVDTLHAAFGRFPQPPAEGGGFWWSALEMDRNLLATTADGRPVGTAGAYSFELTLPGEILVPAAGVTTVGVVPSHRRQGVLSAMMRHQLTALRARGEFLSVLLATEAVIYRRFGYGPATYTERLTVPRHKAALAQPRARTTADASATGSDTGSDTGSVEVLRRAECGEILEEVYDRYRRTQPGALSRPHRWWSLGAGQPPVAPAPRYVVVHRDADGVPDGYASYSIGEPDTLTVDETIATDDAVFTALARFLLGHDLVTQVVFKHFPPEHPLRWQLTDFRAGQVSDNTDWLWVRLLDIPRALTARGWSTDGELVLDVDDPFLGEHSRYLLTVRDTKADCVPTDREPDLSLDVSDLGSIYLGGTTPSTLVRAGHIQAHRPAAATLADALFRAERPPHCLHWF; translated from the coding sequence ATGGAGATCCGTCCCACGACCGACCAGGACCTCGACGTCTTCGTCGACACACTCCATGCCGCGTTCGGGCGCTTCCCCCAACCCCCGGCCGAGGGCGGCGGGTTCTGGTGGTCGGCGCTCGAAATGGATCGCAATCTGCTCGCCACGACGGCCGACGGGCGGCCCGTCGGCACCGCCGGTGCGTACTCCTTCGAGCTCACCCTGCCCGGTGAGATCCTCGTCCCGGCCGCCGGGGTGACCACCGTCGGTGTGGTGCCCTCGCACCGACGCCAGGGCGTGCTCAGCGCGATGATGCGGCATCAGCTCACCGCGCTGCGGGCCCGAGGGGAGTTCCTCTCCGTACTGCTGGCCACCGAGGCTGTGATCTACCGCAGGTTCGGCTACGGACCTGCGACCTACACGGAGCGGCTGACGGTGCCGCGCCACAAGGCCGCCCTCGCCCAACCCCGGGCGCGCACAACGGCCGACGCCTCGGCGACCGGCTCGGACACCGGCTCGGACACCGGCTCGGTCGAGGTGCTGCGGCGGGCCGAGTGCGGCGAGATCCTGGAAGAGGTCTACGACCGGTACCGCCGCACACAGCCCGGCGCCCTGTCCCGGCCGCACCGCTGGTGGTCCTTGGGCGCCGGACAGCCCCCGGTCGCTCCGGCACCGCGCTACGTCGTCGTCCACCGTGACGCCGACGGCGTCCCGGACGGGTACGCCAGCTACTCGATCGGCGAGCCCGACACCTTGACGGTCGACGAGACCATCGCCACCGACGACGCCGTCTTCACGGCCCTGGCCCGGTTCCTGCTCGGACACGACCTGGTCACTCAGGTCGTGTTCAAGCACTTCCCGCCCGAGCACCCGCTGCGCTGGCAGCTCACGGACTTCCGCGCCGGCCAGGTGAGCGACAACACCGACTGGCTCTGGGTACGCCTGCTGGACATCCCGCGTGCCCTCACCGCCCGCGGCTGGTCCACCGACGGCGAGCTCGTCCTCGACGTCGACGACCCCTTCCTCGGCGAACACAGCCGCTACCTGCTGACCGTCCGCGACACCAAGGCCGACTGCGTCCCGACCGACCGGGAGCCCGACCTGTCCCTGGACGTAAGCGACCTGGGCTCGATCTACCTCGGCGGCACCACCCCGAGCACCCTCGTCCGCGCCGGACACATCCAGGCCCACCGCCCAGCCGCAGCCACCCTCGCCGACGCCCTCTTCCGCGCCGAGCGCCCCCCGCACTGCCTGCACTGGTTCTGA
- a CDS encoding SRPBCC domain-containing protein, with protein sequence MTRISAPVEDVWRVLVAFDQYARWHPVLSFDAKPEQVVAGAEIRGRVSGGDAAEQDVTMRIVDVEAPRRLVWEGGSLDAILGRHSFVLASQPDGTTEFTDSEEFFGAAAAELVPALDRLTKEYSRNGAALRARVENGEPSPATATPP encoded by the coding sequence GTGACCAGGATCTCCGCTCCGGTGGAGGACGTCTGGCGCGTGCTCGTGGCGTTCGACCAGTACGCGCGGTGGCACCCGGTTCTGTCCTTCGACGCGAAGCCCGAACAGGTCGTGGCCGGGGCGGAAATCCGGGGCCGCGTCTCGGGCGGCGACGCCGCTGAGCAGGACGTCACGATGCGGATCGTCGATGTGGAGGCCCCCCGCCGGCTGGTCTGGGAGGGCGGATCGCTTGACGCGATCCTCGGCAGGCACTCGTTCGTGCTCGCCTCCCAGCCGGACGGCACCACCGAGTTCACCGACTCCGAGGAGTTCTTCGGCGCCGCTGCCGCCGAACTCGTCCCGGCACTCGACCGGCTCACAAAGGAGTACTCCCGAAACGGCGCCGCTCTGCGCGCACGCGTGGAGAACGGAGAGCCGAGCCCGGCCACCGCGACTCCCCCGTAA
- a CDS encoding zinc-binding dehydrogenase → MRAAVVKKTGGPEGVEVVEVPLPEPGPLEVRIKVAAAALNPADAAVWAGIFRASEEVEYTGLGLDAAGTVDAVGPGVPLKVGTPVIAFDAPVLRPTKAQAEYLVTDVNSIALAPEGMDLTLAATIPLNAMTASLALDHLPLRPRDTLLVTGAAGAVGGYAVELARTRGVRIVAQGLPEDEEFLRDRGATWFVSRDEELSEAVRRFVPEGVDGVLDAAALGAPALAAVRDGGIFVSVRGDVLPAPQRGVVVRLTAAGPEATRLAYLSALAEVGVLTPRVAQIYPLSQAAEAHAQLARGGRRGRIVLVP, encoded by the coding sequence ATGCGCGCAGCAGTCGTGAAGAAGACCGGTGGACCCGAGGGCGTCGAGGTCGTGGAGGTCCCCCTCCCGGAACCGGGTCCCCTGGAAGTCCGCATCAAGGTCGCGGCCGCCGCCCTCAATCCAGCCGACGCCGCCGTGTGGGCCGGGATCTTCAGGGCGTCGGAGGAGGTCGAATACACCGGTCTCGGCCTGGACGCCGCCGGGACGGTCGACGCGGTCGGCCCGGGTGTCCCCCTCAAGGTCGGAACCCCGGTGATCGCGTTCGACGCCCCCGTACTGCGCCCGACGAAGGCCCAGGCCGAATACCTTGTGACCGACGTCAACTCCATCGCCCTCGCCCCGGAGGGCATGGACCTCACCCTCGCGGCGACGATCCCCCTCAACGCGATGACCGCCTCACTGGCCCTGGACCACCTCCCGCTGCGCCCCCGCGACACCCTGCTCGTCACGGGCGCCGCCGGGGCCGTCGGCGGCTACGCCGTCGAGTTGGCCCGGACGCGGGGCGTTCGGATCGTCGCGCAGGGACTGCCCGAGGACGAGGAGTTCCTCCGCGATCGTGGCGCCACCTGGTTCGTGTCGCGCGACGAGGAGCTGAGCGAGGCGGTGCGCCGCTTCGTGCCGGAGGGTGTGGACGGCGTGCTCGACGCGGCGGCGCTGGGCGCCCCCGCGCTGGCGGCGGTCCGCGACGGCGGCATCTTCGTGAGCGTGAGGGGTGACGTACTGCCCGCGCCGCAGCGGGGCGTGGTGGTGCGGCTCACCGCCGCCGGTCCCGAAGCGACCCGTCTGGCATATCTCTCCGCGCTCGCCGAGGTCGGCGTGCTGACGCCGCGGGTTGCCCAGATCTACCCCCTGTCGCAGGCAGCCGAAGCCCACGCCCAGCTCGCCCGGGGCGGCCGACGCGGCCGGATCGTGCTGGTGCCGTGA
- a CDS encoding winged helix-turn-helix transcriptional regulator gives MVEPGTYEAYMHDCPAVALLSTISNRWVSLTMCTLGAHGDAMRYSHISREIPGVSQKMLTQTLRMLERDGMAERTVTPTVPVRVDYELTQLGQGLYALLSQVRDWAADEVDEARARYDTRVTDQ, from the coding sequence ATGGTCGAGCCCGGCACGTACGAGGCGTACATGCATGACTGTCCCGCGGTGGCGTTGCTCTCGACGATCAGCAACCGGTGGGTCAGCCTGACGATGTGCACCCTCGGGGCACACGGCGACGCGATGCGGTACAGCCACATCAGCCGCGAGATCCCGGGCGTCAGCCAGAAGATGCTCACCCAGACCCTGCGCATGCTGGAGCGCGACGGCATGGCGGAACGGACGGTCACACCGACCGTGCCCGTACGTGTCGACTACGAGCTGACCCAGCTCGGGCAGGGCCTGTACGCCCTGCTGTCCCAGGTACGCGACTGGGCCGCCGACGAGGTCGACGAGGCGCGAGCGCGCTACGACACCCGCGTTACCGACCAGTAG
- a CDS encoding esterase/lipase family protein yields MLPSKPRILARVLSAMALTATLAAAPVLTGAATAEAATVSSGWNDYSCKPSSAHPRPVVLVHGTLANSVDNWLAFAPYLVARGYCVFSLDYGQLPGVPVFYGLGPVADSAQQLSDYVDTVLADTGASKVDLVGHSEGGMMPRYYLKFLGGAAKVNALVGIAPDNHGTTLDGITALADLYPAAAALVASLPQGLQDQIAGSAFLTKLNAGGDTVSGVKYTVIVTKYDEIVTPYTSGYLSGSNVTNLLLQDSCSLDLSEHATIGLTDVIAFHLAANALDPAHATPATCLTALTG; encoded by the coding sequence ATGCTGCCCTCCAAGCCGAGAATCCTCGCCCGGGTGCTCTCCGCGATGGCCCTCACCGCGACTCTGGCCGCGGCCCCCGTGCTCACCGGGGCCGCCACCGCCGAAGCCGCGACCGTCAGCAGTGGCTGGAACGACTACTCCTGCAAGCCCTCCTCCGCCCACCCCCGCCCCGTCGTGCTGGTCCACGGCACGCTGGCCAACTCGGTCGACAACTGGCTGGCCTTCGCGCCCTATCTGGTCGCCCGCGGATACTGCGTCTTCTCCCTCGACTACGGCCAGCTGCCGGGCGTCCCGGTCTTCTACGGACTCGGCCCGGTCGCCGACTCCGCGCAGCAGCTCTCCGACTACGTCGACACGGTCCTCGCCGACACCGGGGCCTCGAAGGTCGACCTCGTCGGCCACTCCGAGGGCGGCATGATGCCGCGCTACTACCTGAAGTTCCTCGGCGGAGCCGCCAAGGTGAACGCCCTGGTCGGCATCGCCCCCGACAACCACGGCACCACCCTGGACGGCATCACCGCCCTGGCGGACCTGTACCCGGCGGCCGCCGCCCTGGTCGCGAGCCTCCCGCAGGGACTGCAGGACCAGATCGCCGGCTCCGCCTTCCTCACCAAGCTCAACGCGGGCGGCGACACGGTCTCCGGGGTGAAGTACACCGTCATCGTCACCAAGTACGACGAGATCGTGACCCCCTACACCTCCGGCTACCTCAGCGGCTCCAACGTCACCAACCTCCTGCTCCAGGACAGCTGCTCGCTCGACCTGTCCGAGCACGCCACGATCGGGCTCACCGACGTGATCGCCTTCCACCTGGCCGCCAACGCCCTCGATCCGGCACACGCGACCCCGGCGACGTGCCTCACCGCCCTCACCGGCTGA
- a CDS encoding carboxyl transferase domain-containing protein, which translates to MTEPSRPGRPAALQLIDAVVDPGTWRGWDEPVPEPALPQDAAYRADLEKARARTGLDESVVTGEGRIRGRRVAVVAGEFRFLGGSIGVAAGERLVRAVERATRERLPLLASPASGGTRMQEGTIAFLQMVKVAAAITDHKAARLPYLVYLRHPTTGGVLASWGSLGHLTAAEPGALIGFLGPRVHQALYGEEFPPGVQIAENLLANGIVDAVLPAEQLAGVAARALHVLCGESTGEAAVPGPCPDPALEVSTEESIRRSRRPERPGLRDLLAVAATEVTPLSGTGAGERDPGLVLALARFGPTPCVVLGHDRTNSIQPGGLREARRGMRIAAELDLPLLTVVDTAGAALSKEAEEGGLAGEIARSLADMVSLPAPTLCLLLGQGAGGGALALLPADRVLAARHAWLSPLPPEGASAILYRTTERAYEVADRQGVRSADLLAHHIVDRVIEEGDHAAAFLASLGDALGAELAALRTQDPAARMTGRRARYRNLGLSVPGDTMNT; encoded by the coding sequence ATGACCGAACCGAGTCGTCCCGGCCGCCCCGCGGCGCTTCAGCTCATCGACGCCGTCGTGGACCCCGGGACCTGGCGCGGCTGGGACGAACCGGTGCCGGAACCGGCACTGCCGCAGGACGCCGCGTACCGCGCGGACCTCGAAAAGGCCCGGGCGCGTACGGGACTCGACGAGTCGGTCGTGACGGGGGAGGGGCGCATCCGGGGCCGCCGGGTGGCGGTCGTGGCGGGCGAATTCCGGTTCCTGGGCGGCTCGATCGGGGTCGCGGCGGGGGAGCGGCTGGTACGGGCGGTGGAGCGGGCCACGCGGGAGCGGCTGCCGCTGCTGGCCTCGCCGGCCTCGGGCGGCACGCGCATGCAGGAGGGCACCATCGCCTTCCTGCAGATGGTCAAGGTCGCCGCCGCGATCACCGACCACAAGGCGGCCCGGCTGCCGTACCTGGTCTATCTGCGGCACCCGACGACGGGCGGCGTGCTCGCCTCATGGGGCTCGCTCGGCCATCTCACGGCCGCCGAGCCGGGCGCGCTGATCGGTTTCCTCGGGCCGCGGGTCCATCAGGCGCTGTACGGGGAGGAGTTCCCGCCCGGGGTGCAGATCGCGGAGAACCTGCTGGCCAACGGGATCGTTGACGCGGTCCTGCCGGCGGAGCAGCTCGCGGGGGTGGCGGCGCGGGCGCTGCACGTGCTGTGCGGGGAGAGCACGGGGGAGGCCGCCGTGCCCGGGCCATGTCCGGACCCCGCGCTGGAGGTGTCCACCGAGGAGTCGATCCGGCGGTCGCGGCGGCCCGAACGGCCCGGGCTGCGGGACCTGCTGGCGGTGGCGGCCACCGAGGTCACCCCGCTCAGCGGCACCGGGGCGGGGGAGCGGGACCCGGGGCTGGTGCTGGCGCTGGCGCGGTTCGGGCCGACGCCGTGCGTGGTGCTGGGCCATGACCGGACCAACAGCATCCAGCCCGGCGGCCTGCGCGAGGCCCGGCGGGGGATGCGGATCGCGGCGGAGCTGGACCTGCCGCTGCTCACCGTCGTGGACACGGCGGGCGCGGCGCTGTCCAAGGAGGCCGAGGAGGGCGGCCTGGCGGGGGAGATCGCCCGCTCGCTCGCCGACATGGTCAGCCTGCCCGCCCCCACCCTCTGCCTCCTCCTCGGCCAGGGCGCCGGCGGCGGCGCGCTCGCCCTGCTCCCCGCCGACCGCGTGCTGGCCGCCCGCCACGCCTGGCTCTCCCCGCTGCCGCCCGAAGGCGCCTCCGCGATCCTGTACCGGACCACCGAGCGGGCGTACGAGGTCGCCGACCGCCAGGGGGTGCGCTCCGCCGACCTCCTCGCCCACCACATCGTCGACCGGGTCATCGAGGAGGGCGACCACGCCGCCGCCTTCCTCGCCTCGCTCGGCGACGCCCTCGGCGCCGAACTCGCGGCGCTGCGCACGCAGGACCCGGCCGCCCGGATGACCGGCCGCCGTGCCCGCTACCGAAACCTCGGACTGTCAGTGCCCGGTGACACCATGAACACATGA
- a CDS encoding GntR family transcriptional regulator — protein MTSQIIIDPASATAPFEQLRSQIADQARSGTLPVGHRLPTVRGLAEQLGLAANTVAKAYRALEADGVIETRGRNGTFIAAAGDAAAREAASAAADYAQRARRLGLDRDAARAAVEEALRAAYA, from the coding sequence GTGACGTCCCAGATCATCATCGACCCGGCCTCCGCCACCGCTCCCTTCGAGCAACTCCGCTCCCAGATCGCCGACCAGGCCCGCTCCGGCACCCTGCCCGTCGGTCACCGGCTGCCCACCGTACGCGGCCTCGCCGAACAGCTCGGCCTGGCCGCCAACACCGTCGCCAAGGCCTACCGCGCCCTGGAGGCCGACGGCGTCATCGAGACCAGGGGCCGCAACGGCACCTTCATCGCCGCCGCCGGTGACGCGGCGGCCCGCGAAGCGGCGTCAGCCGCGGCGGACTACGCCCAGCGCGCGCGGCGGCTCGGCCTGGACCGCGATGCCGCGCGCGCCGCGGTCGAGGAGGCGCTGCGGGCCGCGTACGCGTAG
- a CDS encoding DUF5925 domain-containing protein produces the protein MSIMSEPISEPRRPVAPAQPTTPPTLPHRAVSMRLTMDDSDSPSDIVDALFLGRFASGELPYSRGASLDSVKPGLTLLPPEAAVLRSARDKDRSATLAEGDGWTVLVSRWSRGADVTVAAVSEELADEVLASCVDGAADEPEPQPENVTMGFWYVSPRRGPHRTTRQISAETWAEVRGNYTAPVADAMDGLMKLTADDVSGRLLLLHGPPGTGKTSALRTLARSWRDWCQVDCVLDPERLFNDVGYLMDIAIGEDDGTAGGRWRLLLLEDCDELIRGQAKHQTGQALSRLLNLTDGLLGQGRNVLVGITTNEDLERLHPAVVRPGRCLARIEVGPLTRPEAVNWLGTPDGIGREGATLAELYALRRGASPTPVPAIPSPTPAAASSDGLYL, from the coding sequence ATGAGCATCATGTCCGAACCGATCTCCGAGCCGAGGAGGCCCGTGGCGCCAGCGCAGCCGACCACGCCCCCGACCCTGCCCCACCGTGCCGTGTCGATGCGCCTCACCATGGATGACAGCGACTCGCCGTCCGACATCGTGGACGCCCTGTTCCTGGGGCGTTTCGCCTCCGGTGAGCTGCCCTATTCGCGCGGCGCCTCCCTGGACAGCGTGAAGCCGGGGCTGACGCTGCTGCCGCCCGAGGCCGCCGTGCTGCGCTCGGCCCGCGACAAGGACCGCAGTGCCACGCTCGCCGAGGGCGACGGCTGGACGGTCCTGGTCTCGCGGTGGAGCCGGGGCGCCGACGTGACGGTGGCGGCGGTCAGCGAGGAGCTGGCCGACGAGGTGCTGGCGTCCTGCGTGGACGGCGCGGCGGACGAGCCGGAGCCGCAGCCGGAGAACGTGACGATGGGCTTCTGGTACGTCTCGCCCAGGCGCGGGCCGCACCGTACGACCCGTCAGATCAGTGCCGAGACCTGGGCGGAGGTCCGGGGCAACTACACGGCGCCGGTGGCCGACGCGATGGACGGGCTGATGAAGCTCACGGCCGACGACGTGTCCGGGCGGCTGCTGCTTCTGCACGGCCCGCCGGGGACCGGCAAGACCTCGGCTCTGCGGACGCTCGCCCGGTCGTGGCGGGACTGGTGCCAGGTGGACTGCGTCCTGGACCCGGAGCGGCTGTTCAACGACGTCGGCTATCTGATGGACATCGCCATCGGCGAGGACGACGGCACGGCGGGCGGCCGCTGGCGGCTGCTGCTCCTGGAGGACTGCGACGAGCTGATCCGCGGCCAGGCCAAGCACCAGACGGGCCAGGCCCTGTCCCGTCTGCTCAACCTCACCGACGGCCTGCTCGGCCAGGGCCGCAACGTCCTGGTCGGCATCACCACCAACGAGGACCTCGAACGCCTCCACCCCGCCGTCGTCCGCCCCGGCCGCTGCCTCGCCCGCATCGAGGTCGGCCCGCTGACCCGCCCCGAGGCCGTCAACTGGCTCGGCACCCCCGACGGCATCGGCCGCGAGGGCGCCACCCTCGCCGAGCTCTACGCCCTCCGCCGCGGCGCCTCGCCCACCCCGGTCCCCGCCATCCCCTCGCCGACCCCGGCCGCCGCCTCCTCGGACGGCCTCTATCTCTGA
- a CDS encoding GH39 family glycosyl hydrolase, with protein MGRHAGTRMRLSGAGRRSVTALLGAGVVGLVALALLLSMCGGDDGTRHAGDTATGVHAPSGPSATATGNPTAELGFGLTHTEFSADHGETYAKQAADKLLAQRSLPQDQAIMGWGADNPEPSPGKYDFAELDDRVDLIRATGGTPVITLCCAPDWMKGGQAGATDWSRLEVAPSPDHFDDFAALAATVAKRYPDVRHFVVWNEFKGFWNNGLKRWDYEGYTKLYNLVYKAIKKVNPDDLVGGPYVVMDSFAPGDSGNGDASASVKGSWGAADQRTLDAVDYWLGHKAGADFVVLDGSSMNHDDTLEPDEFAATDKFAALGRWIAGRTDLPLWWAEWYVEPDDSGWTEQHRTAVQAAAMMQLALGGAAAAFYWNPQAQGAACPGCLWTSTELSAAGGEQLPMLDLLRRFAAAFAPGTRFSEVAVAADDKANVRVLADDQAVLVVNVLDRTIHAEVDGQSFELAGYGIRWLRR; from the coding sequence ATGGGACGTCATGCGGGCACACGTATGAGGTTGTCGGGGGCAGGGCGGCGAAGCGTCACCGCTCTGCTCGGCGCAGGCGTGGTCGGCCTCGTCGCGCTGGCGCTGCTGCTGTCCATGTGCGGCGGCGATGACGGTACGCGGCACGCGGGCGACACCGCCACCGGCGTCCACGCCCCCAGCGGCCCCTCCGCCACCGCCACCGGGAATCCGACCGCCGAGCTGGGCTTCGGCCTCACCCACACCGAGTTCAGCGCCGACCACGGCGAGACGTACGCCAAGCAGGCCGCCGACAAACTGCTCGCCCAGCGGTCCCTCCCGCAGGACCAGGCCATCATGGGCTGGGGCGCCGACAACCCCGAGCCGTCCCCCGGAAAATACGACTTCGCCGAACTCGACGACCGCGTCGACCTCATCCGCGCCACCGGCGGCACCCCCGTCATCACCCTGTGCTGCGCCCCCGACTGGATGAAGGGCGGCCAGGCCGGTGCCACGGACTGGTCGCGGCTCGAAGTGGCCCCCAGCCCCGACCACTTCGACGACTTCGCGGCTCTCGCGGCGACGGTCGCCAAGCGCTACCCCGACGTACGGCACTTCGTCGTCTGGAACGAGTTCAAGGGCTTCTGGAACAACGGTCTCAAGCGGTGGGACTACGAGGGCTACACCAAGCTCTACAACCTCGTCTACAAGGCGATCAAGAAGGTCAACCCGGACGATCTCGTCGGTGGGCCCTACGTCGTCATGGACAGCTTCGCCCCCGGCGACAGCGGCAACGGCGACGCGTCTGCCTCCGTGAAGGGCTCCTGGGGCGCCGCCGACCAGCGCACGCTCGACGCCGTCGACTACTGGCTCGGCCACAAGGCCGGCGCGGACTTCGTCGTCCTCGACGGCTCCAGCATGAACCACGACGACACCCTCGAACCGGACGAGTTCGCCGCCACGGACAAGTTCGCCGCCCTGGGGAGATGGATCGCCGGCCGCACCGATCTCCCTCTCTGGTGGGCCGAGTGGTACGTCGAACCCGACGACTCGGGCTGGACCGAACAGCACCGCACCGCCGTCCAGGCCGCCGCGATGATGCAGCTCGCCCTTGGCGGCGCCGCCGCGGCTTTCTACTGGAACCCGCAGGCGCAGGGCGCCGCCTGTCCCGGCTGCCTGTGGACCAGCACGGAGCTGTCGGCGGCGGGCGGTGAGCAACTGCCCATGCTGGACCTGTTGCGGCGGTTCGCGGCTGCGTTTGCGCCGGGGACGCGCTTCAGCGAGGTCGCTGTCGCGGCTGACGACAAGGCGAATGTGCGGGTGCTTGCCGATGACCAAGCTGTGCTCGTCGTCAATGTCCTCGACCGGACGATTCACGCCGAGGTCGATGGTCAGTCCTTCGAGCTTGCGGGTTACGGCATTCGCTGGCTGCGGCGCTGA